The Balearica regulorum gibbericeps isolate bBalReg1 chromosome 12, bBalReg1.pri, whole genome shotgun sequence genome includes a region encoding these proteins:
- the CIB2 gene encoding calcium and integrin-binding family member 2 isoform X4 has translation MAPNVVPMDYTKDPDVKLPMQLIINMPELKENPFKERIVESFSEDGEGSLSFNDFVDMFSVLSEMAPRELKAIYAFKIYDFNTDNFICKSDLEKTLNKLTREELTAEEITLVCEKVIEEADMDGDGKLGFADFENMISKAPDFLSTFHIRI, from the exons ATGGCACCAAACGTTGTGCCCATGGACTATACAAAGGACCCAGATGTTAAACTACCTATGCAGCTTATAATAAATATGCCTGAGCTAAAG GAGAATCCCTTCAAGGAAAGGATTGTGGAATCTTTCTCAGAAGATGGAGAGGGGAGCCTCAGTTTCAATGATTTTGTGGATATGTTCTCTGTGCTCAGTGAAATGGCTCCCAGAGAGCTTAAAGCAATCTATGCCTTTAAGATCTATG ATTTTAACACAGATAACTTCATTTGTAAATCAgacttggaaaaaaccctcaataaGCTGACCCGAGAAGAACttacagcagaagaaatcacACTAGTTTGTGAGAAAGTGATAGAAGAAGCTGACATGGATGGTGATGGGAAACTAGGGTTTGcagattttgaaaacatgatttCCAAAGCACCGGACTTTCTCAG